Part of the Macrobrachium nipponense isolate FS-2020 chromosome 49, ASM1510439v2, whole genome shotgun sequence genome, GTGTTCCTTTACCAAGCATATGTAGATGAGACGAATATTCAATTAATGTCTTTTATCATATTAAGGTTGAAGTCTATTGCAGCAAAGGTTCTTTAGCTCTGCAAATCCTCAAAAGACGAAGTAAATACATTTAGGAAAAAAACTATCAAAAGGGATTTCATTCAgtaacaaagaaacaaatgttcTATACCTTTATAGctttatgtgatatcatttactACATTTTGAAGAATAAAGATAGAAtcagagagaagaaaaaggagcGACGTGTCTTAATTTTCAAAGGTGGTAACCATTCCAGATTCCAAGTCCTCTGGGAAGATCTGTTTCGTGCAAGTATATTGGTCAAAGTACCAAGAGACCGAGAGCCTTATTTGTCCTCACGGCTGATGTTGTCGTCAGAGAACCTGAAGACATCCCTCCTCGGAGCGAAGAATGTAGACCTGGGACGAGAGTCAAAATCCGCACGTACTCCTCGGGCCACAGGAACTGCCACAGCAGGTTCAGCACGGACATACTGAGTGACGACATTGGCTGTGGGGGCGGCTCTCACAGGCACTACAGCCTCGGTGTAGACAGGTCTTGGAGTCTCAACCTCCACGAATTGGGTCCTGAACCTTGGCACTTCCACTTCGGCATACTGCACTGGTTCGGGTCGTCGAATGAAAGTCGATGAAACTACCCTAGGCCTATAGTCGTCATCATAATCGACGTCCCTGTCGTGATCATCGTCATCATACCTGCAAGCAGAAGACAGGACTTTCTCTTAGAAACCAATACACTTAAAGCGATGGTGTAGACAATGCAGGCTGTTACCAGTATAGAACATGAaagctgttcatttattttattcagacTACTGCAATCATTGTAAGCCTAGAAAATCTGATAAATGGTTTGCATGCTGAAGTGAAGATACTGCAGTTAATGGTCATCTCTAATTTTACAAAACTTACGAGTATTTAACTTTTAGGTCATCTCCCCTCTCGAAGAAAGCTACTCTGCAGCTCGCTAGGCCTACAAACGCCAGCAACAGTACCTAAAATAGAGACGAAATCAATTTAACGATTGTAAGGCATCTGTCGAAGGTGAGAAGTGAGAATATTCACGCATGACAGGTGTAACAAGATCCAGGATATGGATCTATAATCAGTCTATAACATCTGAGAAAAGATGAATATACAAATTCTATACAGCTcctctgaataaataaatatacctgCAAAACTTGTCAACACTTCGTCTTCGAGGTGTAAAACATATGACACTGGCTAAACAAGCATCCTAGTCCTTGGGACTTTGCACACATATCCTCTCTGAGTGCATAGATGAGGAAGGTAATTACCCTCTTCTGATATTCAATGAAATATTCCTAGTTGTTGTAGAAGTAATTAAGAAAAATCAACAATTCAATTAGTTTCAATAAATACAGCCCATACTTTTAACCTCTCAGATAACTCCAAGTCTATGcctatgatataaaaaaaatgccttaACTATCTAAGACATATAGACATTTATCACTACCTATCCAAACAAGCCTCAACCTCCCAGATAACATCTAGATGGATGTAGAGAAGTAGTTGTCACAGGGTTAATTTCGAGAATATTTATGGGAAGTGCCGTCTCATCCATGCCATAAGGCAAATGCCTGGATGGGT contains:
- the LOC135205291 gene encoding uncharacterized protein LOC135205291 yields the protein MKTVLLLAFVGLASCRVAFFERGDDLKVKYSYDDDDHDRDVDYDDDYRPRVVSSTFIRRPEPVQYAEVEVPRFRTQFVEVETPRPVYTEAVVPVRAAPTANVVTQYVRAEPAVAVPVARGVRADFDSRPRSTFFAPRRDVFRFSDDNISREDK